The Naumovozyma dairenensis CBS 421 chromosome 2, complete genome genome segment TAGTATGTATGTGACATTGGAAGACACagataaaaaaaaggaaaggaCCCTGTATTATTCAGGAGATATACCTTTTTCACAAATATTTTCCCTTAATTTCGAATACCGTTCCGCGGATAAACCTATGAAAAGGTCCGTGCCGCGGATCCCATGGAAATTACCAAATTTCCTTTAATAAGACAAAAAAATGGGGATTCATTCTTCTAAAAGAACTGTTCAAGTAAGTAGGCTATATGTGGGCCAACAAACAAATCAACAAGTCACCATTCAGCTACATGTACGCTACTTCTGCCTCGAACAAGAACTACGTACGTGCTTCATTGGATACTAGTGCCTTGCCTAGTGCCTTTATTAATCcatctatctatctatctatctacCTACCCATCCATCTATCCATTCAGCAACTGTCTAGAAGAACCTCTCTACGACCCAATCGGAATGATTCACAACGAAAGAATGAGGAAACTCACTCGAAACTTCAATCTGTAACCGTGAAATATCTTTGTAGTTACTTTGATAAAACTTAATCAAATCAGTTCTAGTAACATTATTAACCCAATGGTCCGTCTCACAGAATAACAACCACAGTTGAATATCATTGTGGTTACAATTTTCGAcaaattgtttttgaaCATCCCAATTCTTCCTAATCTCTTGCATTTCAATACTAGCTAAACCTAGGGATTGCTTTACAAGCACACTATTAGTTAAAAGTATTTCAGTACCAATTGCAGCAAAATCTGTCATCTGACACCCCATAATATAAGCAATTAACCTACGTCGTATgttatcaaaatattttagtATCAAACTGAACACAAAATATGACAAATATGATAAAATGTAAGGTAAATACCCATGTGTAAGTTGTAAACCATGACTTATTAAAATAccttttgaagaaagattaatatcaataatagtAGGAGTAATGAacccaatttttttcaaataaaagcTATTATGTAAAATTGTATCTTGGAACTCCTTAGTCAAGACCATTCGTTGTATCATATAGGTGCCCACGGAATGTCCCATTATCACCAGAGGTCTTTTTTTCATAATACCATCGGAGCTATTAGCTTTGGTTAAGAACGTAGTAATGACTTCAATCTTATGttcaatttgttcattCAAGTGATAGATTCTATCGTTCGGGTGTCTATAGACGGGTAAAGAGGTATCCATCCCGGCATGAGGTATCGCAAGAATTTCCCAATGAGGATGTTTCTTATGCAAGGAACAtaaaaattgttgataataCTGTAGGATTCCAGGGTTACCAGGGATCCAAATGAATAACGGATTCAACGATGGATCGTTCTCGATGAGTTTTTCAGCTTCGATATGAATAATTGAAGTTGGATATTTTGATTCGGAATATGATTTGACTAGCATCTCTATTAGTACCCCATGCAATGCCTGTTACTATTTTAGAACACCGTCTTGCTAGTTGAAGTGCATATATATTAACTAAATAATGAGAATCTACGCCAAGAGAGTATGAGCTTGTTTTGCTGCCTATCTACCTTTTTCTAGAAGTTCTATGTAGAATTCAGGTCTGGTTCCAGCTTAAGTTCCTTGGaacctttattttttttggcATGTCTGGGTAACAGAAAATAGGCTAGCTAATAAAGTGGAATAATCACAATTAACAAAGGCAAGAGCACTTATCTATCCTTAAATTAATTTAAGTTTATAACCTATGGTCTTTCAGTAGAAGCTCCTGCGATAATAATGTTCTATAACTATCTAATGATTCTTTTTATGCCTAAACGAGGGGTCCATTTTTGACAGGAAAATATGCCTACTATTTCCCCCCCTCAGTTACTGACCAGTATTCAGAGGGGGGGAGTCAGCGAAAGAAGCGCAGCGTTGCGGAACTCAACACAGAGAGAGATTCTCAGAGAGAGAAAACTGCCCGCGCCGTTCGTTGTGTTGAGAGTAAGGGTCCTTCTTACGTTTCTCCGTAATTGAGCTTTTTATGCTGTCAACTTCACAATGTCAAACTGTAGAGAATACAGTACAGAATATTGTCAGCAATTAATACTCAGTCAACTAACTATGATGTcctgaagatgaaaaaaacTCATATATAAGTATAGGGCCATTGTCAATAGTTATCTAagatttctttaattccACCTTGTTTCTTGAAGGTTATTAGAAAAACTCAGAAACAATAATTACAAATAagcaagaaaaataaaatgtcctttaaaatttcaaataccCAATGTCAATGTTCAGATGATAACTCATGCGGCTGTTGCCCCAATACTGTCTCCTCTAGTGGTTGCAGGTGCAGTTCCAAAGTTCAATGTCAATGCAGCCACGAAGATTCTACCAAAGCTAAGGACTGTGATTGCAGTCTATGTACGTGTGCTACGAATGTCCAATGTCAATGTCCAGACAGTACCTCATGCAACTGCTGTACCAAGACTGCCTCCTCTGGTGGTTGCAAGTGTATTGCCAATATTCAATGCCGATGCGGCCATCATGACTCTACCAAAGGTAAGAAGTGTAAATGCAAAGAATGTAAGTGTACCGTGAATATCCAATGTCAATGTCCAGATTGTAAGTCTTCTTCATGCTGCTGTTGTGATAAGACTTCCTCCTCTGGTGGTTGCAATTGCAGTTCCAGTGTTCAATGTCAATGTCAAGGCGATACCTCCTGCAATTGCTGTAACAAGTCCATCTCCTCTGGTGATTGCAAGTGTAATATCAATGTTCAATGCCAATGCAGCCACCAAACCTCTACTACACCTAAGAACTGTGAATGCGGTCCATGTAAATGTACCGCGAACGTTCAAGGTCAATGTCCCGACGACAACTCATGCAATTGCTGTGACAAGCCCGTCTCCTCGGATCACTGTAGGTGCAGTTCCAATGTTCATTGTCAATGTTGATTCGTTCTAAGccaaatattttcatcatgGAGTATTGAATActgtcattattttttttattgcAATAATAATGCCCCATTTTAGTTTATAAATTTTCCATaactatttatttatttctttatatatttattaactcAGCATGTTTATTTAGAAGTATACACTTCAAAGTTTTTTGTCTTTTATGATATACTAGGAAGGAATAACAATTTACTTTATGtcatcttttctttatatatcaaaaattaGAATACAATGTTAATACGAACGTGATTTTTGAAATagaggaaaaagaaacgGCGCGTTTGTTTTGTTTCGGTTATATGATTTACGGGTTAAAGGATATACGTATTATGATATAAGGAAAAAACATGATACTATTTAAGCATGATCTAATTCGTtcaaagttttcaaattggcttcaatttcttgaacACATTGTCTGTAGTAAAccaattggaaattttgGAATAGTTTAATTAAACCAATGATTGAAGAACTTTCTGTTATTTCTGTCATCATTTCAACTGCGGATGCTGTACTTGAAACgaattcatcttctaattgttcCAATAATTTATGTTCCTCAGAATCGTCTTGTTCATCTTGTTTTTCTGCATCGTCTTCCTTCTTGAGTTGGTCTTTGGAAGTATCATTTACCTTAGCTTCCACTTCCGCCTTAGGTTCAGCTTCAGTTTCTAATTGTTTTGAAGTAGTTTCAGTACCGCTTTTTATTTCtggtttcttcttttcatctttaataacttcttctttcttcttagATTCTTCAATTACATTGTCTCCTAATTGtgcttgttcttgttcttcttcttgttccttCTTTGCTTTTTCTccttgttcttgttcttgttcttgttcttgcGCTTGTGCTTGTGCTTGTGCTTGTgcttgtttttctttttggtcttgttcttcttctttaattttaatttcatgACGAACAGTATCGAATTTCAACCTTGAATCAGCGACTTTTTTACGTAATGTATTAActtttttaaattcattattaattaaatcttccaatttattattaaattccTTTGTCATCATGGAATCCATTTCAGATTTTCCTTgatcaatatttttataacAATTTGACCATGATTCAAATGCCTTTATTAAGTTttgaatatcttcatcgtcatcatcatcttcttcttcttcttcgcCAGCATCTTCgtcgtcttcttcttgcGCTTCATTCTCATCTTTTATTGTAGTTTCCTTTGTAGCAGTTTCTTGAATACTTAACTGTTGATAAATATCTGTACAATCCATAGCAGATTTCGAAATAGCTTGAGCAAAAGATCTTGgtaagaaagaagaagaagttatatcattttcaattggttCAACATTCGTAGCATTGTCATGATCGTTAtcagtattatttttcttcttattgTTTACTGAGATTTGTTTCTTCCTAtgagaagaagatttttttgtaatgtTCCACCAATCTGAGAAAGATTCAGTCAAATTTGGAGGGTAGTCATAACCTTCCATTTCAAAAGTCTTGGAAACTAATAAAATTCTTTTGattgatttttctaatgaatcagttttcaattctaatgatttatATTGATCTggtaattttgaaatatcatGGATGGTACCTAATTGTTCTTGAAATAATCTTGTTTGtgatttaattgataattttgtttgAGGATCTGTAGCAGTGTTGATTGCATTGTTTAATGTATTTGTTGCCTTTTGAGCTGCGTTACCAATGGAATTGGTAATCTTATCTAATGAAAAGCTAGAGAACATGATCGGGATTTGAGTGCTTGTCTTGCGTACCGTGCGCTtaagaggaagaagattaggaagattaagaaatcaatacCAGAAGAACCTTCAAATGATCTATCGATTACAAcaatgaataaaattgaattgacCCTTACTTCTTTATTTCCAGATCTGAtataaacaatttttttttcagttGGGAATGGCGTGGGACAAGTTCAAATTTTCAGGGATCGTTGTTAAATTTCCCGTTTTTGCAACAAATAACTAACACCACGTAAATCCCGAAAGGTAACACGTTAACGTTAACGTGACGTGTCGCGTCGCATCCGTTGTATTCCGACGGGTATCTGTGTAACAAACAAATTAGTTGTAAATAACAAACACACAGACATTTGAGGCCAAACATATCCTTGAATAGTATCTATAAGAATTTCCTCTGAGGAAGCAAAGAAGCAAGGTTAAATGAGAGTACCATCGCATGACTGTGCGGTCCATAACCTTTTCTCCAGTTCCCATGTCAAAACCTCCAAACTCGACCTCGATTATATAATTACGTTCTAGAAGATATTCCTACATTTAGTAAGTTTAGATTAGTGtttaaaaattaaaagaatataagtAAAAGTATAAGTGAAGAATAAGTGGAAAGAAAAGAGGGGAAAAAGTTCATCAAAAGTGGTTAAACGTATACAATTTCTTCCTTGgtttcatattcatataaatcatcatcatcatcatcatcattatcattatcattattttccatatcttcttgttcatttgttttaacttcaaataatctttcgtttttttcaattgtcCTCACCACAGGTTCGGGTTCGAGTTCAGAGTCATTAACTTCCATTTCATGACGTTGATCTGCAGTGGTAGAACCCAAATTCCCTTGTTTCTTTTGGTAAGATGAACATACagaagacgaagaagaattacaaaCGGTAGCCTCTctgtttttcaattttgttgCATTTATCTGTGTATTCTTATCCTTTTCTTTGACTCtttcattcaaagaatCCTTGTTATCCTTCTGATGAGAGGAACAAATTGAGGAAGTGGAAGAATCACAAACAGATTCCCTtttattcttcaattgtGTAGCTTTCCTCTTTCTATCgttatctttcaatttctgtTGTAAGGAATCCTTTGGATCCTTAATATGTctttgtaataattcagTATTATCCAATTGATCACATAGAGccaatttattattattcaacaCATATTTTTCATGATTTAATAGACTAAATAATTGGAATCGTTTATTTGTTAAGATTGCGtcatttaattctttatttttcaaggTATCCTTCTTAATCATGGAAATGATTAaattatgatgatttatttgttcatttagcttgtttaatttttcttgataagTTTTAAATTTAGTATTATacaaatttgaagattcaCCATTGTTATTTATCATCCAATTTGCATGATCTTGATTCAATTCTAACAATTTATCATATGTTTGCTTTGTAATGATTGTTTTgtcatcatttaatttgattaaGATTTCAGGGTTAGTTGTGGTTGCAATAGGATTCAATTGTGGATTAAAAGGTGggtatattttttgattttgtgACAATTGTTGATTAATGTTTGGAGGATGTTTTGTCATATTGAAATTCTTATAATACACTTTAGGGTATATTTTGGAATCCTTAATTTTTTGCATAGTTGGTGTTAAATCTTGTGATTCTAATTCTGATTGagatataattttttgtaaatttttcaaatgattgAAATTAGTTTCTCTTGTGATAATATCTTGTAATATACGATGTTGTTTAGAgtcattttcaattaagaaatttggtgtaattttttctttattttgtaattgattttttgtAGTGGATTGATGTCTTTGTGATCTCATATAGTTTAAATGATTTTCATAAAATTCGTTATCAATCAAGTTATGCCTGAATTGAGAAACAAACTGTTTGTTTGGTTTTTTATTCTCTTTATTTGTTCGTAATTGAGTAGAAAAGacattttgtttattttccTTGCTCTTTTTCTCTTGTGAAACTTGTTGTTGTCTATTAATTTGTGCTAGGTAACGGTCGTAGAATTGATCGAAATGTTCTTGATCAGATTGATAAGCAATACTTCTCTCCTTAGAAGTCAAAACGGACATCTTATGCTTACTTCCTTTTTCTTGGTTGGTAGTAAAAGACGGGTTGTGGTATCTGTCTATTATGCCTTCAGGAACTCTAGAAGCCACGgatattattttacaaaaaaagaaggatTGCTTTAATTGCGGaataaatgatatatatacatatacagAGGTATTTACTGTCAGTGAATGACTGTGATTTATTCGTGTTAATAAATTCTCAACTCGATCGATGACCAACCCTGAGTGGCCAACGTCGCTGATGCTTACCTTCGGAGTTTGATGACAGAGGAAAGGGATGTCTGGGTTGTCCGGGTGTCCTCCCTTCTGCACACACCTACACAGCCGCCCACGGCGTTCCCTCCCTCTCATCCCCGGAGGGTCATCTCCCCTAAATGTGTCTCCCCTTTTCGTCCCCCCCCCCCCTTTCCATAGACACCCGAACATCTCTGCTGTGGTGGTGATCGAGGGCCCCTTTATGTCAAGAACACACGTCACGTCACCCATCACCATTGCCATTGCCATTGCCATTGCCATCGCCATTGCGGTCCTCATTCCATTCTTATTTTATCACATCCCTGTCCTCTCTGTCTCTATCTCTCTGTCCATGTTCTCTATCGTCCCTTTATGTCCTTTTCTCTCCCTCTCTCTCTTTTCTGTCTCGGTCTATATGGTTGGATCATAAcgttatttattatttgcttGCCCAGATCCACTCAGTTCACTAGTTAATTAACTAAGGAATATCATTGGAACCCCCCAGCCAAAGAATTGCTTCACTTACCCCCCCATCTAAATACgtacacacacacacacacatacACACATACATATATGTTATCCTGTATTTATTCCTCTCCTTTTCTCTAATCAATAAGTATAATTTATATGGAAGGGTGGTTAGCATTATTTAAGGTCCAACCCGTTTCTAAATTCTATTTCCTTATTCTTCTCTTTCCTTTTatcttctcttctttcaaGCGACATACAGCTACCTCAATTCACTTCATATCAAATCAAGAATTTACAAATCTACAAATCTACAACTCTACAAATCAACAAACTacaattcaagaaaaaattacacATAAACTCACATACATACACTCACAATGCTATCCAAAGTAGACAATATCCTTCGTGTAATCAATGCGATCTTTCTAGTGCTAACAATGGCATTTATTTCAGCACTTTTAAACACACAAAGAAACAACAGTTCAAGAATTAATTTCTGTATGTTTGCTGCTGCCTTTGGTCTATTAACAGATTCATTCTTTGGTGTTGCCTTCAACATGTTCGATGCCCTAGCTTCATGgccaatattattattcattttcgatttcttaaatttCGTATTCACATTCACAGCAGGTACTGTCCTTGCTGTGGCTATCAGAGCTCATTCATGTAAAAACGAACGTTATGTTAATAGCAATTCAATCACTCAAGGTTCAGAAAATAGATGTAGAATGTCACAAGCTGCAGTTGcattcttttatttctcatgtttcatatttttaGCTAAAATGATCATGTCAGGAATTAATATGGCTAGTAATGGGTTGTTTGGATCTGGTACTTGGGCTGGTTCAAGAAGTAAAAGAAGAACTAATAGAAGTGGTGCTAATGAAGTTGGTGTACCAACCATTTCTCAAGTTTAATTCCGTTCTATGTTTccctttttcttcttctttgtttctCTCTCCCTCTCtctctttctctttttctAGTTTTCTTTCCCCGCAGAGCACCCCCCATCTTCTCTAATCAGTTAATCAAACAATCAAATTAATCAATCAGTATATTTTAACATAAGTCTTCAATacctttttcttctattaataataattttagtAATTtttagtaataataataataatataataatatctaattatttttaatttggtatgtttttttaatgaatatataagtatatgtatatatgtatgtgtGTATATGTGTTCACTTCAATGGTTTCTTCATAACTTCCACCGTTCCTCTAGATTTATCAAAtggtttcaaattcttAACTATATTAAATGGAACACCTTTCCATTCAGGATAATATTCCATCCCCATAATTGACATGGACCAAATCTTATTCggtaataaattatttggtATCCGTGGTGAATATCTCCATGTACCATTAATCCCACCTGTCATTATACCAccatattcatcatcataatgtttcttcatttgttcttgttgtggtttcttcttttcagaagaagaagaagaagtggTTGAGAATGGGAATGATGACGAGGAGTTCTTCTTTAATGTTAGCCTGAATAATGGATTTTCCTTCACCGGATACATTATGGGTCTATATCCACTATATAACATGTCCTGACTTAATTCCTTGGtttctaaatatttagtCATGGGGACTTTGGGCATGGTTctgaatatattattttgtaaaatacAAGGTgctaatgatgatatcgTTGTGTGAGttggtgaagaagaagatgacgaCGGAGGCGGAGACGCCGATGTAGAGGTTGGCGATGATATGGTTCGTCTTTTCGTagaggaggaagaagaagaagaagaggatgGGACCGTGTTTGGTGGATGATGATAACTATAAtaacttctttttttccttaatgGATCTGTTTTTGAATTGGAACCAACTATGTTGCCATTTGTCGCAGTACGATGGGATTGGAAAGTCCTATTATTCAAAGTAGAAAATAATCTTACCATGCCATGGgtatttttcatcttcattgcATTAATTATTGGGACAAGTTCTTGTCCAAATTCTAATTGAAAtcttatcatttttttgtgTTCGTGTTAGTGTTTCTGTTGTATGTTTATGTGTAGTTTGTACTTTCTAGTTTGTAGCTGCTTGAGGGTGTGTCGTTCTTTTTGTGATGTCTTCGcgagat includes the following:
- the NCE102 gene encoding Nce102p (similar to Saccharomyces cerevisiae YGR131W and NCE102 (YPR149W); ancestral locus Anc_3.493), which produces MLSKVDNILRVINAIFLVLTMAFISALLNTQRNNSSRINFCMFAAAFGLLTDSFFGVAFNMFDALASWPILLFIFDFLNFVFTFTAGTVLAVAIRAHSCKNERYVNSNSITQGSENRCRMSQAAVAFFYFSCFIFLAKMIMSGINMASNGLFGSGTWAGSRSKRRTNRSGANEVGVPTISQV
- the NDAI0B05850 gene encoding uncharacterized protein (similar to Saccharomyces cerevisiae YPR148C; ancestral locus Anc_3.491), giving the protein MFSSFSLDKITNSIGNAAQKATNTLNNAINTATDPQTKLSIKSQTRLFQEQLGTIHDISKLPDQYKSLELKTDSLEKSIKRILLVSKTFEMEGYDYPPNLTESFSDWWNITKKSSSHRKKQISVNNKKKNNTDNDHDNATNVEPIENDITSSSFLPRSFAQAISKSAMDCTDIYQQLSIQETATKETTIKDENEAQEEDDEDAGEEEEEDDDDDEDIQNLIKAFESWSNCYKNIDQGKSEMDSMMTKEFNNKLEDLINNEFKKVNTLRKKVADSRLKFDTVRHEIKIKEEEQDQKEKQAQAQAQAQAQEQEQEQEQGEKAKKEQEEEQEQAQLGDNVIEESKKKEEVIKDEKKKPEIKSGTETTSKQLETEAEPKAEVEAKVNDTSKDQLKKEDDAEKQDEQDDSEEHKLLEQLEDEFVSSTASAVEMMTEITESSSIIGLIKLFQNFQLVYYRQCVQEIEANLKTLNELDHA
- the NDAI0B05830 gene encoding bifunctional triacylglycerol lipase/ester hydrolase (similar to Saccharomyces cerevisiae YPR147C; ancestral locus Anc_3.488), translating into MLVKSYSESKYPTSIIHIEAEKLIENDPSLNPLFIWIPGNPGILQYYQQFLCSLHKKHPHWEILAIPHAGMDTSLPVYRHPNDRIYHLNEQIEHKIEVITTFLTKANSSDGIMKKRPLVIMGHSVGTYMIQRMVLTKEFQDTILHNSFYLKKIGFITPTIIDINLSSKGILISHGLQLTHGYLPYILSYLSYFVFSLILKYFDNIRRRLIAYIMGCQMTDFAAIGTEILLTNSVLVKQSLGLASIEMQEIRKNWDVQKQFVENCNHNDIQLWLLFCETDHWVNNVTRTDLIKFYQSNYKDISRLQIEVSSEFPHSFVVNHSDWVVERFF
- the NDAI0B05840 gene encoding uncharacterized protein, with product MSFKISNTQCQCSDDNSCGCCPNTVSSSGCRCSSKVQCQCSHEDSTKAKDCDCSLCTCATNVQCQCPDSTSCNCCTKTASSGGCKCIANIQCRCGHHDSTKGKKCKCKECKCTVNIQCQCPDCKSSSCCCCDKTSSSGGCNCSSSVQCQCQGDTSCNCCNKSISSGDCKCNINVQCQCSHQTSTTPKNCECGPCKCTANVQGQCPDDNSCNCCDKPVSSDHCRCSSNVHCQC
- the NDAI0B05860 gene encoding uncharacterized protein (similar to Saccharomyces cerevisiae YGR130C; ancestral locus Anc_3.492) produces the protein MRTAMAMAMAMAMAMVMGDVTCVLDIKGPSITTTAEMFGCLWKGGGGTKRGDTFRGDDPPGMRGRERRGRLCRCVQKGGHPDNPDIPFLCHQTPKVSISDVGHSGLVIDRVENLLTRINHSHSLTVNTSVYVYISFIPQLKQSFFFCKIISVASRVPEGIIDRYHNPSFTTNQEKGSKHKMSVLTSKERSIAYQSDQEHFDQFYDRYLAQINRQQQVSQEKKSKENKQNVFSTQLRTNKENKKPNKQFVSQFRHNLIDNEFYENHLNYMRSQRHQSTTKNQLQNKEKITPNFLIENDSKQHRILQDIITRETNFNHLKNLQKIISQSELESQDLTPTMQKIKDSKIYPKVYYKNFNMTKHPPNINQQLSQNQKIYPPFNPQLNPIATTTNPEILIKLNDDKTIITKQTYDKLLELNQDHANWMINNNGESSNLYNTKFKTYQEKLNKLNEQINHHNLIISMIKKDTLKNKELNDAILTNKRFQLFSLLNHEKYVLNNNKLALCDQLDNTELLQRHIKDPKDSLQQKLKDNDRKRKATQLKNKRESVCDSSTSSICSSHQKDNKDSLNERVKEKDKNTQINATKLKNREATVCNSSSSSVCSSYQKKQGNLGSTTADQRHEMEVNDSELEPEPVVRTIEKNERLFEVKTNEQEDMENNDNDNDDDDDDDLYEYETKEEIVYV
- the SUE1 gene encoding Sue1p (similar to Saccharomyces cerevisiae SUE1 (YPR151C); ancestral locus Anc_3.496), translating into MIRFQLEFGQELVPIINAMKMKNTHGMVRLFSTLNNRTFQSHRTATNGNIVGSNSKTDPLRKKRSYYSYHHPPNTVPSSSSSSSSSTKRRTISSPTSTSASPPPSSSSSSPTHTTISSLAPCILQNNIFRTMPKVPMTKYLETKELSQDMLYSGYRPIMYPVKENPLFRLTLKKNSSSSFPFSTTSSSSSEKKKPQQEQMKKHYDDEYGGIMTGGINGTWRYSPRIPNNLLPNKIWSMSIMGMEYYPEWKGVPFNIVKNLKPFDKSRGTVEVMKKPLK